In Ovis canadensis isolate MfBH-ARS-UI-01 breed Bighorn chromosome 3, ARS-UI_OviCan_v2, whole genome shotgun sequence, one DNA window encodes the following:
- the ELFN2 gene encoding protein phosphatase 1 regulatory subunit 29 produces MLRLGLCAAALLCVCRPGTVRADCWLIEGDKGYVWLAICSQNQPPYETIPQHINSTVHDLRLNENKLKAVLYSSLNRFGNLTDLNLTKNEISYIEDGAFLGQSSLQVLQLGYNKLSNLTEGMLRGMGRLQFLFVQHNLIEVVTPAAFSECPSLISIDLSSNRLSRLDGATFASLASLMVCELAGNPFNCECDLFGFLAWLVVFNNVTKNYDRLQCESPREFAGYPLLVPRPYHSLNAITVLQAKCRNGSLPARPASHPTPYSTDTQREPDENSGFSPDEILSVEPPASSTTDASAGPAIKLHQVTFTSATLVVIIPHPYSKMYVLVQYNNSYFSDVMTLKNKKEIVTLDKLRAHTEYTFCVTSLRNSRRFNHTCLTFTTRDPVPGDLAPSTSTTTHYIMTILGCLFGMVIVLGAVYYCLRKRRMQEEKQKSVKVKKTILEMRYGADVDAGSAVHAAQKLGEPPVLPVSRMSSIPSMIGEKLPTASKGLEAGLDTPKGATKGNYIEVRTGTGSEGLARPEDDLPELENGQGSAAEISTIAKEVDKVNQIINNCIDALKLDSASFLGSGSGGGDPEMAFECQSLPAASTTSSTATPVPGVLERPSFLSPPYKEGSHHPLQRQLSADAAVARKTCSVSSSGSIKSAKVFSLDVPDHPATPGLAKGDSKYIEKGSPLNSPLDRLPLVPASSSGSSGGGGGTVHHLEVKPAYHCSEHRHSFPALYYEEGTDSLSQRVSFLKPLTRTKRDSTYSQLSPRHYYSGYSSSPEYSSESTHKIWERFRPYKKHHREEVYMAAGHALRKKVQFAKDEDLHDILDYWKGVSAQQKL; encoded by the coding sequence ATGCTGcgcctggggctgtgtgcggccGCGCTGCTGTGCGTGTGCCGGCCGGGAACCGTGCGCGCCGACTGCTGGCTCATCGAGGGCGACAAGGGGTACGTGTGGCTGGCCATCTGCAGCCAGAACCAGCCGCCCTATGAGACCATCCCGCAGCACATCAACAGCACTGTGCACGACCTGCGGCTCAACGAGAACAAGCTCAAGGCCGTGCTCTACTCCTCGCTCAACCGCTTCGGGAACCTCACCGACCTCAACCTCACCAAGAACGAGATCTCCTACATCGAGGACGGCGCCTTCCTGGGCCAGTCGAGCCTGCAGGTGCTGCAGCTGGGCTACAACAAGCTCAGCAACCTGACCGAGGGCATGCTGAGGGGCATGGGCCGCCTGCAGTTCCTCTTCGTGCAGCACAACCTCATTGAGGTGGTGACGCCCGCCGCCTTCTCCGAGTGCCCGAGCCTCATCAGCATTGACCTGTCCTCCAACCGCCTCAGCCGTCTCGACGGCGCCACCTTCGCCAGCCTGGCCAGCCTCATGGTGTGCGAGCTGGCCGGCAACCCCTTCAACTGCGAGTGCGACCTCTTCGGCTTCCTGGCCTGGCTTGTGGTCTTCAACAATGTAACCAAGAACTATGACCGCCTGCAGTGCGAGTCGCCACGTGAGTTCGCCGGCTACCCACTGCTGGTGCCCCGGCCCTACCACAGCCTCAACGCCATCACCGTGCTCCAGGCCAAGTGCCGAAATGGCTCGCTGCCCGCCCGGCCTGCGAGCCACCCCACGCCCTACTCCACTGACACCCAGAGGGAGCCTGATGAGAACTCAGGCTTCAGCCCCGACGAGATCCTGTCGGTGGAGCCGCCAGCCTCGTCCACCACAGATGCATCAGCGGGGCCAGCCATCAAGCTGCACCAGGTCACCTTCACCTCAGCCACCCTGGTGGTCATCATCCCACACCCGTACAGCAAGATGTACGTGCTGGTCCAATACAACAACAGCTACTTCTCCGACGTCATGACACTCAAGAACAAGAAGGAGATCGTGACGCTGGACAAGCTGCGGGCGCACACCGAGTACACCTTCTGCGTGACCTCACTGCGAAACAGCCGCCGCTTCAACCACACCTGCCTGACCTTCACCACCAGGGACCCAGTGCCCGGCGACCTGGCACCCAGtacctccaccaccacccactACATCATGACCatcctgggctgcctcttcggCATGGTCATCGTGCTGGGAGCCGTCTACTACTGCCTGCGCAAGCGACgcatgcaggaggagaagcagaagtCAGTCAAGGTCAAGAAAACCATCCTGGAGATGCGCTATGGGGCGGATGTGGACGCCGGCTCTGCGGTCCACGCCGCCCAGAAGCTGGGCGAGCCCCCCGTGCTGCCCGTGTCCCGAATGTCTTCCATCCCCTCCATGATCGGGGAGAAGCTGCCCACTGCCTCCAAGGGGCTGGAGGCTGGATTGGACACGCCCAAGGGGGCCACCAAGGGCAACTATATCGAGGTGCGCACAGGCACGGGCAGCGAGGGCCTGGCACGGCCGGAGGACGACCTCCCTGAGCTGGAGAACGGCCAGGGCTCGGCCGCTGAGATCTCCACCATCGCCAAGGAGGTGGACAAGGTCAACCAGATCATTAACAATTGCATCGATGCCCTCAAGCTGGACTCGGCCTCTTTCCTGGGGagtggcagtggtggtggggaCCCTGAGATGGCCTTCGAGTGCCAGTCCCTCCCTGCGGCCTCCACCACTTCCTCCACTGCCACCCCTGTTCCTGGGGTGCTGGAGCGGCCCAGCTTCCTTTCGCCCCCCTATAAGGAGGGCTCCCATCACCCGCTGCAGCGCCAGCTGAGCGCCGATGCCGCCGTGGCTCGAAAGACCTGCAGCGTCTCCTCCAGCGGCTCCATCAAGAGCGCCAAGGTTTTCAGCCTGGACGTGCCGGATCATCCGGCCACACCGGGGCTGGCCAAGGGCGACTCCAAGTACATCGAGAAGGGCAGCCCCCTCAACAGCCCGCTGGACCGGCTCCCGTTGGTGCCGGCCAGCAGCAGCGGGAGtagcggcggcgggggcggcacCGTCCACCACCTGGAGGTGAAGCCCGCCTACCACTGCAGCGAGCACCGGCACAGCTTCCCGGCCCTGTACTACGAGGAGGGCACCGACAGCCTGAGCCAGCGTGTGTCCTTCCTCAAGCCGCTGACCCGCACCAAGCGGGACTCCACCTACTCGCAGCTCTCCCCCAGACACTACTACTCAGGTTACTCCTCCAGCCCTGAGTACTCGTCCGAGAGCACGCACAAGATCTGGGAACGCTTCCGGCCCTACAAGAAGCACCACCGGGAGGAGGTGTACATGGCCGCCGGCCACGCCCTGCGCAAGAAGGTCCAGTTCGCCAAGGACGAGGACCTGCATGACATCCTCGATTACTGGAAGGGGGTCTCGGCCCAGCAGAAGCTGtga